From the genome of Periplaneta americana isolate PAMFEO1 chromosome 15, P.americana_PAMFEO1_priV1, whole genome shotgun sequence, one region includes:
- the LOC138715379 gene encoding uncharacterized protein isoform X7 — MENILSTAYLAACYLQDLGFKKKVYVVGAKGITQELDAVGIKHLDVGPDPLDSDMNTLLAKEVHLDSEVGAVVVGFDEHISFPKMVKAASYLKQPDCIFVATNTDETFPTEFPLTVPDCVLYIRNLRSDQQYSVFMEAAGTATRSDSLTSLRRNELMEECAPYKYKQLYFEILDNILTQLESRFQNYEKLKLLELSDTTRFSIYSQHFPTEALDSLFQNYETYFDSVKLRVELQTVFSPLH, encoded by the exons gaaAATATTTTGTCAACAGCATATCTGGCAGCATGTTACCTACAAGATTTAGGATTTAAGAAGAAAGTGTATGTGGTGGGAGCCAAGGGAATAACACAGGAGCTTGATGCTGTCGGTATCAAGCACCTAGATGTGGGG CCAGATCCCCTGGACAGTGACATGAACACACTCCTGGCGAAGGAAGTTCACCTGGACTCAGAAGTGGGAGCAGTAGTTGTTGGTTTTGACGAACATATCAGCTTCCCCAAGATGGTTAAGGCTGCATCCTACCTCAAGCAGCCTGACTGCATCTTTGTTGCCACCAATACAGACGAAACTTTTCCTACAGAGTTTCCACTGACTGTACCAG attgtGTCTTGTACATAAGAAATTTAAGGAGTGATCAGCAATACAGTGTATTCATGGAGGCTGCTGGAACTGCTACCAGGTCAGATTCATTGACTTCTTTAAGAAGAAATGAATTAATGGAAGAATGTGCTCCTTACAAGTATAAGCAACTGTACTTCGAAATTTTGGACAATATTTTAACACAGTTGGAATCAAGATTTCAAAATTATGAGAAATTGAAGCTTCTTGAATTAAGTGACACTACTCGATTTTCAATATATAGTCAGCATTTCCCTACTGAAGCACTAGATTCATTATTTCAGAATTATGAAACTTATTTTGACAGTGTGAAATTGCGTGTTGAGCTTCAAACTGTGTTTTCTCCACTGCACTAG